In Aquipuribacter hungaricus, the DNA window ACCGCCAGCGCTGCTCGCCGTGCCCGCGCTGCCGGTCGCACCCGAGGCGGTCGGGGCACTGGCACCACCGCCCTGCGGCGGCACCCCCCGCGCCCCTCCCGACGGTGCAGACCCCGACGGTGCCGACGACGCAGCTGCCGAGCCGGCACCGGTCGCGCCCGGAGCACCGCGCATGCCGGCCGCCCCGCTCGAGCCAGTAGCCCCAGAGCGGGCGAAGACCGCACCAGACGGCATCGCCGCCAAGGCGCCCATGGCCAGACCTGCGCCGCCGCCGGCACCCCCGGACGACATCGCCGACACCGCGGGCGTGACGAACCGCATCAGCGCCGGCAGCGCCAGGATCGCCAGCACCATCATCGTCACGCCCACCAGCACGTCGAGCATGCCGCCGCCGTCGCTTCCCCCGAACAGGTTCGCCCCCGACAGGCGGAACGCCGTCGCGTAGACGATCGCCGCGGCCGGCTTGTAGAGGATGAACGCCAGCAGCCACGCGCAGCAGCGGCGGAACCACGTCCGACCCGTCTCGGTCGTCGTGAACGACGCCGACAACGGGAAGATCCCCGCCAGGATCACCAGCATCCCCGACCTGACGATCATCAGAATGATCTGCACGCAGGACGTGACGATCCCCCCGACCCCCAGGAAGATCACCAGCAGCGCCGGCATCCCGTCCCCGGCCACAGTGGGTGTCACCAGCGGAGCCAGCAGCAACCCGCCCAGGTTCTCCCCGAAGTTCGTCCCGACCGTCGACCGGTCGATGATCCACTCGGCGAAGGCGTCCGCCGAGCGGACCGCCAGGGCGATGGTCGCCAGGCCGGCACCAGACACCACCGACAGCGTCATCAACGACCGGAGGACGTCACGGCCCGGCTCGGCCCGTCGCTCCCACGCCATCCGAGCGCCGCCGACCATGACCGACAGCACCGCGGCCGCCGCCATGTACCACCACAGCGACCCCTGGATGAAGCCCACCGCGTCCGACGGGCTGTTCCCCGACGTCGTCAGGTTCGGCGTCCCGATGTCCACCCACAACGTCGACAACGACGTGATCACCGACCCGACCGCATCGCCGACGGCCTTGGCTAGGCGACCCAAGGTGTCGGTGATGATGCCTGCCGCCACCTCCTCGGCTTGGCAGTCGATGTCGAAAAGCCCGCACTGGGGGTTGGGCGCCGTAGTGGTCATGTGCCGCTCCACGGGACGTATCCAGCGAGGGAGGGGGCGGCCTGCAGGCGGGGGAACGGTGCTCCTTCGGGTCCGAAGACCAAGCGCCAGTCGCCCTGTTCCCAACGCAGGGTGACCGGCGTGTGCACGGTGACTACTTGCTCGCGCGTTGCGGCCAGCATCGCGAGGTCGATGACCGTCTCGTCCTCGGTGTAGGAGAGGAACGAGAAGCCAGCGACCTGCACCTGCGCTTCGGAACTCGGTCCTGCGGAACTCCCCTCGGTCGGGAGGTTCTCAAGCGCCACGTCGCGCCCCGCGCCCTCAGCACCCAGGTCTTCCGTCAGGATCCGCTCAGCGTTCGGCAGCGTCGTGGTGGCGGCGACATTGACCGCTGCGTACAACGCGCCCACCGGGGTGCGCGCGAAGCAGGACCGAACAGGCGAGCTGACGGCGGGACCGTGCAACTCCGGTGCCGTCGGGGCCACCATCTCCCCCACGAGCTCCCACTGCGTCTCGGTGGGCGCCACAACCGGGACGGTCTGATCCCCGGCGGGCAGGTCGCAGGACGACGACTCCGGCTCGGTTGCCGTAGGGGTGGGAGACGGCGCGGCCCCTCCGGTCGTCTGCCGGCCCTGTCCCACCTCGACCGGGTCCGCGTCGCTCCCCGGGAGCGTGAACAGCACGACGGCCGCGACGACCAGCAGGCCGACGAAGAGCGCCGCCAGCACGAACCCCCGCCGCGCCCACAGGCTCTGCGGCCCGTCGGCCTCGTCCTCGAAGCTCGAGCTCATCCCCCATGCCCCCTTCGTTGTGGCGCCTCAGGTCTGCTGCCGTCAGACGAGGGCAGTGACGAAGCCGGAGGCCGCACCCACGACGACACAGCCGGCCAGCACCGTGCCGAGCTTCCCGACGTGCTCACCGCCCTCGCCGCGCCGGCTGGAGATGACCATCGCGATCCCGCAGAAGACGACCCCTGCCACGCAGATGGCCAAGGCCACCCAGGACACCCAGTTGAGGATCGTCAGGAAGCCCTCGGCACCCGGAGGAGCCCCCGGCGTCGGCACCGGGGCGAACGGGAGAGAAGCGGCAGTCAGCGGATTCTTCACAACAGGGTCCCTTCCTGTGTATGACAGCACTGGCCCGCCGCTCAGCAGCGTGCACCCCGGAGTGCTGATGCTGGACAGTAGGCCCGCCCGTGCACCACAGTCCATACCCTGACGAGACGTGTTCCGCCGTCGACGACAGCAGGGGGCTGGTGCCGGTGATGCGAGGCCACGACTGGACCTCCGGTGCTCGTAGGCCAGGGGTCGACCGGCTGCAGCCGCTCCCAGCTGGCCATGCCGGCCAAGCTCTGCACCGCCGGAGCCGGCTCACGTGGGTGCTCGCGGCGACGGGCGCCGCCTGTCTGACCGCCTGCTCCCCTGGCCTCGTGGCGACGACGGGTGAGCCAGCGAGGGAGCCCGCCCCCTACGTCACCTTTCACGACGACCAGGCGCCGCCGGACGAGGGGTCACCCGGGACGCTCACACAACCGCTGGTCGACCAGGAGCCGCTGGACGACATGGTCGACGCCACCCCGGACGCGGTCCCGGTGTGGGACGAGCAGGCCCGCGCGGACGCCGCGGCCGCGGCGGCGACCGCGGTCACCGCGTACGCCGCCGACCTCGACCCGGACAGCTGGTGGCGCGGCCTAGCGCCGCTGCTCACCCCCACCGGCCAGACCGCCTACGCCGAGGCCGACCCCCGCAACGTCCCGGCCGGCGCGCTGACCGGTCCCCCGGTGGTCCCTACGGACACCCCGAGCACGTTCCTCGTCCAGGTCGACGTTCCCACCGACGTCGGCCCCTACGGCGTGCTCCTCGCCCGCACCGCCGCCGGCCAGCCCTGGCTCGTCGAACGGTTCCTTCCGCCCGTGAGCGACGGGGCGGCCGCACCATGAGGACCGCGCCGTGAGGACTGCACGGTGAAGACCCTTGCCGGTGCCCTGCTCGGCACCACCCTGCTGCTCGGGAGCTGCGTCAGCGCCGTCGCGCTCGTACCGCCACCCCCCGCCGCGGCGTGCGCGGCACCGGTCGTCCTCAGCCCCGACGGCCTACCCGTCGGCGCCGTCGCCGGCTACAGCGGCGAACAGCTGGCCAACGCCGCCGCCATCGTCAACGCCGGCGGCGCGCTCGGCGCCCCCGCCCGCGCCCAGCTCATCGCCGTCATGACCGCCATGGGCGAGTCCGGGCTGCGCGTCCTGGACCGCGGCGACGCCGTCGGACCCGACAGCCGCGGGCTGTTCCAGCAACGCGACAACGGCGCCTGGGGCTCCTACGCCGACCGCATGGACCCCACCATCTCCGCCACCAACTTCTACCGCGCCCTGCTCGCCGTCGACGGCTGGGAGACCCTCTCCCCCACCCTCGCCGCGCACCGCACCCAGCGCAACGCCGACCCCTACCACTACGAGAAGTACTGGCCCGCCGCCCTCGAGGTCGTCGCCGCCCTCGCCGGCACCACCGTCCCGACGGTCCCCACCACTACCGACTGCGCGCCGGCACCCCCCGGAGACATCACCACCGAGGGCTGGATCCGGCCCGCCGCGGGCCGGCTCAGCAGCACCTACGGCTACCGCATCCACCCCATCACCGGCGTCCGCAAGCACCACAACGGCATCGACATCGCCAACGACTGCGGCACCCCGATCTACGCCGCCGGACCCGGAGTCGTCGTCCGCACCGGCCCCACCCCGAGCTACGGCACCCTCGTCGTCATCGACCACGGCAGCGGCGTGCTCACCCGCTACGCCCACATGTACCCCGAGGACATCCTCACCAGCGTCGGCGCCACCGTCAGCGGCGGCACCGCCATCGGGCGCATCGGCAGCAACGGCCAGAGCACCGGCTGCCACCTGCACTTCGAGGTCCAACAGGGCGGGGAGTTCACCGACCCGAGACCCTTCATGGCGGCACTCGGTGTGCCCCTCTGACACCACCGCCGCGGACGCTGGACCACCCGGCACGCGCGTCACGCTTGGTGACCAGCGCCAGAGGTGGTCCACTGCCGCCGTGACCGTGACGTGCAGCGCGACAGGGGCGCACGCCCCTGACGAGGCAGTGACGTATGACTGACAGTGACGCTCCACGCTCACTCGCCGAGAAGCTCGACCACCTCTTCGCGACCGTGCCCACCCCCGAGGGGCGAGAGGCCAGTTACCGCGAGGTGGCCGACGCCATCGCCAACCGGGGCGGGCCGACCATCTCCCCCTCCTACGTCTGGCAGCTGCGCTCGGGCACCAAGGACAACCCGACGATGAAGCACCTGCAGGCCCTGGCCAGCTACTTCGGCGTCGACGTCGCCTACTTCTTCGACAACACCGTCACCACCCGCGTCGCCGACGAGCTCACCCTGCTCGACGCGACCCGCGACCCCGCCGTCCGCGCCGTAGCCCTGCACGCAGCCGGCCTGTCCCCCGACAGCGTCGACCTCGTTGTCGCCGTCATCGACGCCGCGCGCCGCCTCGAGGAGAACCAGCAGCCCCGTGCTCGACGTCGAACCACCCGCTCGACGTAGACATCGGGCGGGAGCCCCGTCAGCGGACCTGTTGTCCAGCCAGCGCCTCGTTGGCTTCGATCGACCGACGCAGCCTGATGCTCTGACGTCGTCGGTACCACGGGTCCACGAGGAAGAGCACGATGGCGAGGGGCCACAAGACCAAACCAGACCAGTTCCACCACGACGACGTCTCCTCGTCCATGAGGAGCCATACGTTGAGCGCCAGCTGCGCCACTGCGAAGAGGATCCCCAGTCGCAGGATCCACCGCAGGGACCCGGAGGCGGAGTACCGCTCAAGGGCCGATAGCGCCGCACGTGCGCGCTGCGCCCCCGACGACGCCAGCTCAGGCCGCGCAGCCCGGCCCCGGTTGTTCGCCCGCGCAAGGTGCCACCTGTCAGACCACGACAAGGTCTTCGCGGTCTGGTTCCACTCCGGCAGGCCGGTTCCCGCGTACAGGTTGCGCTGTACCCGGCCGCGCAGCGCGAAGCCGACGAGGAGCGACACCGCGAGGACGACGACCATCGTCACGATGAGAAAGCCGACGGTCGTCATGACCGGAACCTAAGCCTTGTCCCCCGCCCCGACAGCGCGAACAGCCGAACCGCATGCCCCGGCAGGCTGCGACAACTCGGGGGCTCACCACGCACGTCAGACGGTCCGCAGACTTCCAAGACGCTCACCCGGTGGTGGCCGGGTCATGCGACGCAAAGAGCCGCCAGGAACCGACGCAAGTGACTCGCGACACGCCGCCCGGCTCCTGGTCCGCCGCATGCATGCAGAGGTCGGCCAGGCTTGCCGCCATGCCAGCGATCAAGGGACGCCACACGCGGGCCGCTAACGCCCCCACCGTGCTGTTGCAGGCCCGAGTCGATCCGAAGCTGCGCGAAAAGGCGCACCGCGCTGCCGGCGCCCTCGGCATCTCCATGGCGTCGTACATGGAGCACCTGCTGGCCCACGAGGAGCTGGACGCCGACGGCCGCCCGGTCTGGTGGACCGATGCGGCCCCTGCCGACCAGGAGGAGCTGCCGCTCAGCAGAACCGCTTAGGGCAGTGCCCTAGACACGACGAAGGCCCCCGTTGGCGCGGGGGCCTTGCGTCTAAGTGTTCGGGACCAGTTGCAGCTGGTCCGAAGTTGTCTCCGCCGAGGAGACCCCTCTCGAGAAGGGGCTTTGTGCTGCCATGAGGGTAGCCGATGACGATCCTGTTGCAAGAACTACTGGCGAACCCGACCCGGCGTGTCCGGTCGACGCCTGGACGCTCACCCACGCGCTGAGCCCGCGGCCGCTGGTGCGTGTCTCAACCGTCGACGCCACCGGGACCACCCTCAACGCCTACACCGGCCACGCCCCGGTGGACGGCCCTGCACCCGAGCTGCCCTGGGCGGTCTACCTCGCCGGCCGTGACCAACGGTTCCGCCTGCTCGCGCTCGACCTCGACGCCAAGACCGACCCCTCCCCCGCCCACCACGACGCCGACGTCCTCAGCACCCTCCTCGACACCGAGGGCATCGCCCACGTGGTGTGCCGCTCCGGACCCTCCGACGGGCGCCACCTCTGGCTCGCCCTCGACGGGTCCGTCGACGCCGCCACCGCCGCCACCCTCGCCCGCCTCGCCCGGCACCTGTGCCCCAGCCTCGACCTCGCCCCCCTCACCAACCCCGCCACCGGGTGCGTCCGACCCCCCGGCGCCCCCCACCGCGACGGCGGCACCTCCACCGTCCTGCAGGGCGACCTCGCGACGCTCACCCGGCCCACCACCACCCCCGAGCAGGTCCGCAGCCTCATCACCCGGCTCTCCCAGCTCGTCGACGACAACGTCACCGAGCCCACGACCGCCACCGCACCGACTACACCGCTGCCCGTGGACCAGCACGGCCACCTGTACCTGCCGGGCGCCCGCCGCGCCCTGCCGCCGGTCAGCGAGACCGCCCTGCACGACCAGGCCGCGGCCGCCGGCCCCGAGGGCGCCGTCACCGCCGACGCCTCGGCGGTGCTGTGGACCGTCCTAGTCGGGGCCGCCGCCGCCCGCTGGCGTCACCACGACATCGCCGCCCTGCTGCCCACCGCACCCGGCCTGGAGCACCTGCGCAGCGCCCGCGACCGCGGCCACCGACGTCCCCGCCCCGCGGACGGACCCTCCTCCCCCACCGCCGTCCTGCGACGGCAGTGGCGCAAGGCCGTGCAGCACGTGGCCACCACCGCCCGCCGCACCGGCACCGACCCCACCTTCGACACCCGCGCCGACCAACTCACCGCCCACGTCCGCGCCGTCCAGGCCCGCGCCGACGCCACACCCGGCCGGTGGACCCGTGGCGCCGGCCCCGGCGACCGCCGCGTCCTCGACGTGCTGTGCACCCTCGCCCTGCACGCCCTCAGCGCCGACCTCGAGGCCGACACCCGCCGCGTCGCCCTCCTCGCCGGCGTCGGCCGCGAGACCGCCCGCGTCGCCCTGCAGCGCCTGACCCGCGACGGCTGGATCGCCCTCACCCTCCCCGCCGCCGGCCCCCACGGCGCCCACTGGAGCGTCACCCCGCCCACCGCGGCAGCCATCCACAGAGACACCACCAGTGATCGGTCACAAGCGGACCCGCGCCCCGCAGGGGCAGGGGCCGCCGAACGTCTGGTCCTGCTCTCCGCTCTCCTGCGTCGCACCCAAGATGCTGCGCACGATTTGTTCACCAGCGGGTCCGGGCTCGGCCACCACCTGGGGAACGTCTACGCCAGGACAAGCCACGACCCCACCACCGTCATCGACCTCGCTCGAGCCACTGCCTCCGCGCCCCACCAGCTCCGAGCCGATCTGCAGAAACTCGAGGCAGTTGGGCTCGTCGAGCACAGAGGCGGCAGATGGCGTCGCGGCCGCCACGACGTCCGGGATGTCCTCGCCCAGGCCGTCGGCGTGCTCGGCCGGCTCTCGGACCGGGCACACCGGTACCGCGTCGAACGGATCGCCTGGGCGTGGTGGCAGGCCGAGCACGCCTGGATGACCGCGCCCCGGCGCACCCATCCCAGCCGCCGCGCCGGCGCCGGGCAGCTGGACCTCCTCCCCCAGCTCGTCCGCACCGGCCCCAGCAGCCCCCTCGGCGCCCACCCGCGCCGACCCGACGGACGCGCCGACTACCGCGCGAGCCGAGCCGCCGTCGCCGCCAGCCTCGCCGCCGAGCATTCCCCCGCCATCGACCACGGCACGCCGCGCCGAGCGGCCGCCTGACACGCGCACACCATCGTCACCACGACCAGTACTGCGGACGCCCCCCGCTGCGGCCGACGGGGCCGGGTCTCGCCGTCGCCCGGTCGACCGGAGGTCACCACGGCCAGGGGCGGCATCGCTGCGCTCTGCGGAGGCACCCGAGGTGATCCTTCCGGCCAAGAACGCGCCGGAAGCATCATCGGGGCCCGCCTCCTCCGGCCACCCCTGCCCGCGGTCAGGCTGCGCCTCGCCCGAACGACGGTGAGACCCCCAGCACCCCCCCGAGCGTCACCACCACGCCGCGCCCCCTCCAGGGCAGACACCGGCGCCCCGGAGGGCGCCGGGACAACCGAAGAACGCAGGGGCTCCGCCCCCACACCCCCGGCCCTCACTCCGATGAGCCCTAGCAACACTAGGAAACCTATCTGCTAGGAACCCTAGTGTTTCCAGTCCTAGTGATCCTAGGGATGGTAGAAAACCTAGGAGTGCTAGATGCCGGTCACGCTCGGCGCGCCTCCGCGGCGCCGCCTCCTACGAATGCTAGGAATCCTTGGATATGTAGGAACCCTAGGAATTCGAGGCTGACATGGATCGCACCACGCTGCGCCGGGTGGTCGCCGTCATCAACGGCAAGGGTGGTGCCGGCAAGACGTCGATCACCGCCAACGTCGCCGGCCTCGTCGCCAACTCCGGCTTCCGGGTGCTCGTCGTCGACATGGACCCGCAGGGCAACCTCGCCGAGGACTTCGGGTACACCCAGGGCGAGGCGGACGACCAGGGGCAGTCCCTCGCCGCTGCGCTGGCGTTCGGGCAGCCCGCGACGCCGCGGCGTGACGTCCGCCCGCGCCTGGACGTGTTCGTCGGCGGGTACCACCTCGATGCTGCGGCGGCCGCGCTGGCCGCGGCCAAGGACCAGGTCGGGGCCCGGCTCGCGCTGGCCCGGGTGCTGGAGCCGCTGGGGGAGGACTACGACCTCGTCCTCATCGACTGCCCGCCCGGGATCGAGGCGCTGCAGAACGCCGCGGCGGCCGCGGCCCGCTGGGCGCTGGTCCCCGCACGCTCCGACGCCAGCTCCCGCAAGGGGATGCTGGACGTGGCTCGGCGCCTGGACGCCGTCGTCGACCTCAACCCCGACCTGGACCTGCTCGGTGTCGTCCTGTTCGGCACCGGCACCGGCGCCCACCGCATCAAGCAGGAGGCGCGCGAGCGGATCGTGGAGGCGCTCGGCGCCGAGGACGTCGTCCTCACCACGACCATCCGGCACTCCGAGGCCACCGCCCACGCCGCGCGGGAACGAGGCCAGCTCGTGCACGAGCTCGAGGAAGAAGCCCGCAAGGGCCCGTCCTGGTGGCAGATCCGCCGCGGCGAGGCCACCGGCGCCGGGGGAGCACCCCGCACCGCGGGCGGGGTCGCCGAGGACTACCACGCCCTCGCCGAGGAGATCGTCGCCCGGATCACCGCCGCCGAGGCTGCCCAGGCAGAGCACCTCGAGCAGCTGGACCAGGTCGAGCAGGCGGGAGCTGTCGGCGCATGAGCGAGCAGCAGGCACCTGACCGCACCGTCCGCGGCTTCGGCGCCGCCCGCGCCGGCGGGGGAGTGCACCCCGACGCCCGCCGGCTCATCGCCAGGAACCGGGTTACTCCGCCCGCACCCCGACCTGCGGCCCCCACGCCCCCGGCACCGACCTCCGTCCCTCCCGGCGCGGCTGCAGACCTGCCCGCAGACGTGACGACGTCGGCCTCGCCTGGCCAGGTTCCGCCAGCAGTCGCTGCGCCTGCGGCCGCACCCGTGCCCGCAGTAGTCGAGTCGTCAGCGCCGACTCCGCAGGTCGGGGCCGCCAGGAACGGTGCAGCGAAAGCTCAGGTCAACGTCATGGTCCCCACGGATCTCCGTGCCCGGATCAGGTCCGCCTATCGCGCCACCTCCGTGCAGGAGGGTCACCGGTCGTTCAGCGACTTCGTCGCCGGTCTGCTCGAGGCCGAGGCGACCCGTCTCGAGGGCCGCTACAACGACGGTCGACGCTTCGCCGGGGGACAGGAACCGCTAACCCCCGGCCGGCCCTTGGACGCCTGACCGCCGGGCGACTGCCTGGGGGAGCGGAGGTCGCGCCTGCCGGGCGTCGGGGCCGAAGGGTCCTGGAGGCGACGCGCGCATCCGAGCGCGGGGGAGGGGTAGGACGCCGGTGGGCGTAGGTCAAGCAGTCGGCTGGTCGCCTGGGCGGTCCCCCCTCGCTGAGTGAGGGGGGACCGCTCCCACGGATTGTGCGTCGCCGGCCTCGCCCGCGCGCGCGGGTGACCGCCGCCGGAGAGGCTGGAGCGTCCCGGTTCCTGTCACGGGGTGCACGAGACGGTCCGGCCGGGCGGAGAGGGGTCCCCACCCGGCCGGACCCCTAGCCACGCCGGTGCGACGCCGCACGACTGCCGCGACCGGCGAGCTGCGGCGACGGTGGGAGCGTCCGCAGTAGTTCCCCGTCCTAGGAGCACGCGCTTCGTACGCTGCTGCGATGGGGTGCCCGTGCTGATCGCCGTCTCCGGCGGCAGGGTCACGCGGCTCCCGCCGCGG includes these proteins:
- a CDS encoding M23 family metallopeptidase, which translates into the protein MKTLAGALLGTTLLLGSCVSAVALVPPPPAAACAAPVVLSPDGLPVGAVAGYSGEQLANAAAIVNAGGALGAPARAQLIAVMTAMGESGLRVLDRGDAVGPDSRGLFQQRDNGAWGSYADRMDPTISATNFYRALLAVDGWETLSPTLAAHRTQRNADPYHYEKYWPAALEVVAALAGTTVPTVPTTTDCAPAPPGDITTEGWIRPAAGRLSSTYGYRIHPITGVRKHHNGIDIANDCGTPIYAAGPGVVVRTGPTPSYGTLVVIDHGSGVLTRYAHMYPEDILTSVGATVSGGTAIGRIGSNGQSTGCHLHFEVQQGGEFTDPRPFMAALGVPL
- a CDS encoding ParA family protein, whose amino-acid sequence is MDRTTLRRVVAVINGKGGAGKTSITANVAGLVANSGFRVLVVDMDPQGNLAEDFGYTQGEADDQGQSLAAALAFGQPATPRRDVRPRLDVFVGGYHLDAAAAALAAAKDQVGARLALARVLEPLGEDYDLVLIDCPPGIEALQNAAAAAARWALVPARSDASSRKGMLDVARRLDAVVDLNPDLDLLGVVLFGTGTGAHRIKQEARERIVEALGAEDVVLTTTIRHSEATAHAARERGQLVHELEEEARKGPSWWQIRRGEATGAGGAPRTAGGVAEDYHALAEEIVARITAAEAAQAEHLEQLDQVEQAGAVGA
- a CDS encoding ParB family protein; protein product: MVPTDLRARIRSAYRATSVQEGHRSFSDFVAGLLEAEATRLEGRYNDGRRFAGGQEPLTPGRPLDA
- a CDS encoding helix-turn-helix domain-containing protein; protein product: MTDSDAPRSLAEKLDHLFATVPTPEGREASYREVADAIANRGGPTISPSYVWQLRSGTKDNPTMKHLQALASYFGVDVAYFFDNTVTTRVADELTLLDATRDPAVRAVALHAAGLSPDSVDLVVAVIDAARRLEENQQPRARRRTTRST